GCTCGATACAGTTGGTGCGATTGCCTCAATATCCTCTGCGTGCTGCTCGGCAAACTGCTGAAGCTCTTCATATGTGACGTTTCTGTTACTGTTTCTTCCTGTGATGTTTATTTGAATGAGATTTGTTCCAAGCCTTTGCAGCCTGTCTGTTATGCTTTTGGTGCTTCCCTGGGCAAGCCCAACAACCGCAATTACTGCCCAGATACCAATGATGACGCCAAGCATAGTAAGAAAAGACCTTAGCTTATTTGAAAGGATGCTCTTTATTGCCATCTTGAAAGCCAAAGCAAACTGAGCCACCTGTCAGCTCACCTCCTTGTCCTCTATTATTTGACCGTCCTGAATTCTTACAATCCTTCTTGCCTGCATGGCAATGTTGTTATCGTGCGTGATTAGGACAATGGTGTTTCCTTGAGCGTGAAGCTCCTTGAAAATCTGCATAATCTCAGCACCTGATTTTGAGTCCAAGTTCCCAGTGGGCTCGTCAGCCAGGATTATTGGCGGGCTTGTGACAAGCGCCCTTGCAATTGCAACTCTCTGCTGCTGACCGCCTGAAAGCTCTCTTGGCCTGTGGTGCATTCTATGTTCCAAGCCAACCCTGGCAAGAGCTTCTTTGGCAAGCTTGTGACGCACAGAGGCTGGAACACCTTTGTAGATTAAAGGAAGCTCAACGTTTTCAAGAGCTGTGAGCTGTGGTATTAAGTTAAAGTTTTGAAACACAAAGCCTATCTTGCTGTTTCGAATCTCTGCAAGCTGGTTGTCATTTAGCCTGCTGACTTCATGACTATCCAGTATGTATGTGCCAGATGTTGGTGTGTCAAGACAGCCTATGATGTTCATAAGAGTTGATTTTCCTGAGCCGGATGGACCCACTATTGCAACAAACTCGTGAACATTGATTTTCAGGTTAATACCGTTTAAAGCATACACCTCATTTTCGCCCATCTTGTAGATTTTGTAGATATCATAAAGTTCGATCATAGCAAGCTTTCACCTTCTTTTTTTATTACCTGTTTGTGTTACTTCCCTGAGAACCAGACGACTGATTTGTTCTGCCAGTACCGCTTTGGTTTTGTCTGAACTGTCTGAACTCGCCTGGCATTCCACCACCTGGTCCGCCAAACCCGCCCATTATGTTAAATCCCTGCTGAGTTTGCGTCTGGGTGCTTGTTGAGCCTGTAGAAAGCGGTGGCAGGACAACGATATCGCCTTCGCTAAGTCCGCTTACAATCTCGATGTATGAGTCATTGTTTATACCAACCTCAACAGGTCGCAAAACTGCGCCTTTATAGTAGCTGCTACCCAGCAAACTTGCCATCCTTCTTGTTCGCAGCTGCGAAGAGCTACCTGTGCCTTGACTATTTTGTGACCATGAACCTCTTGACTGGCTGCTTGTCGACTGCTGCGTATTTTCTGTGCTGCTACCTTCTTGCTGCCATCTTTGTCGCCAGTTTTGTGAGCCTTGAGCAGAGCTTTGCTGATTGTTTCCAAAACCTCCCTGTGGGAAAAATCCGCCAGTTTGCCCTTCTTGAGTGCTATTTTGACTTGAGCTTTTTACAAACACAAAGTACCTGTTGCCGAATTTCTGGACAGCTTCAAGCGGCACCATCAAAACATCTTGTTTCTGGTCTACAATTATCTCTGCGTTTGCGTTCATGCCAATCTTGAGGTTCTTGGGATTGTCAATTGAGATCGTAACAGAGTATGTTGTAACACCGTTCTGGGTTGTTCCCTCAAGCGGGATTTTGGCTACTTTGCCTGTCAGCGGGTTTGTCTGGGTCTCTGGTAGAGCATCAACTGTTATATTTACTTTTTGCCCTACTTTTATTTTAGCAATATCAAGCTCATCTATGTCAACCCTGAATACTAAATTTTTGTTATCAAATACAGTTGCAAGTACCTCTCCCGCTTTTATGTTATCGCCTTTCTTGAAGTTTATATTGGTCACAACACCGTCAAACGGAGCTTTAATGTAGTAGTTTTCCAAGTTATCCTCTGCATCCTTTAACTGGTCCTGCAAGTTTTTAAGCTGTGTCTGGTAGTTCTTGAGCTGTTTTGACAGGTCATCGTTTGAAAGTTTTAAAAGCACAGCACCTTTTTCAACAAACTGGTTGTTTCTTGCAAAAATCTCAGAAACCTCGCCGTCAACCTTTGCCTTGACATTTTCTTTGTCTACATACTCCAAGGTTGCATCCTGCGTGCTAAGATATACTTCAGCTCCTACCTTTATCTCAGCACTTGCCTTCATACCTTCCTTCAGAGCGCCGGGGTTTGAGATTGTGATTTCAACATCAAAAACTTTGCCACCGTAGTCATTTGTGTAAGTTGTGTTCCCAAGATAGCTTACTGTGCCCTGGATTGACTGTGAAATGTCAGGAATGTAAACAACTGCTGGCGCACCTATCTTGACCTTGTCGAAAAGCGCTGCTGAAAATGGTAATGTAACTTTCAGCTTTGATGTATCAATTATTGTCAAAACGCTTAAGCCTTTTGAAATTCTGTCTCCTTCTTGAGCATTCAGATTTTTAACATACCCTGAAATGGGTGCGGTGATAACAAGGTTTTTGATGCTTTCCTGAACATCTGCAATTGAAGAGTTTACATCGTCAATCTGACTCTTTATTGAGTCAATCTTGTTCTTTGCATCCTGGCTTTCAAGCTCAAATATTACATCCCCTTTTTTGACAGAATCCCCGTCTTTGAAAAATACATTTGTGATGGTTGAGCTCACAGTTGATGTGAGATCAACGCTCTGGGCAGACTCAATCGGACCTGAACCGGTGACACTAACGGTTATATCGCCACGCGTCACTCTTGCAGTCCTCTGCTGAACTGTTTGATTTCGATTTTTTCTTCCCTGAACAAACCTGTATATTCCAAACCCTGCCCCTGCCAAAATTGCAACAATTACTATGGATATTATAACTCTCTTTAAAACCTTGCTTTTTAAACTGAACTTAAACTTTGAAGTTTTTAGCGGTTTTACTTTCTCTGCCATATGCACACCCTTCCTTTCGCTTTTTTTACTGCTTTATTTTGAGCTCTGGCTATATGTCCCCATAACCATAATCCTTTTTGCAGTTGTCTTTTTGCTGTCAGAATACCAGATGTACACTATGTTGTTTGCTTTCAAATCCTTAACAGTCAGATTCTTTTCTGTCATCTGACCATTTTGAAATGTTCTTGTAACAATCACTGTTGATTTTGAAATTGCTATTGTCTTTGTCTGGCTTGATAGCTTTAGATTCATCATGCCTCTGCCAAATCCACCTTGAGGTAGCTGAGAAGCCATTCTTTGCTGAGGTTGATTGTTTGATGTGTTTTGCCTTGGCTGTGGTCTTTCGATTGTCGCAACTGTGATGGTTATTTTGTTTGACTCAACTTTTTTAATCACACCAATTAACTCCGGCGTCTGATATGGGTCGTATGTGCCCTGGACAAGAATTTTTGAGATGGTTTTCTTTTTGCTATCTGCATACCAGATGTACAAGATGTTGTTTGTCTTTAAGTCCTTTGTTGACAGCTTCTTCTCTGTTATCTGACCATTTTGAAATACTCTTGTTACAATTGATGTTTTGCTTGAAACTGTAATTGTTTGCGTCTTGTTTGTCAGCTCAATTCTACCTCTTCCAAATCCTCTACCATCGCTTTGAGAAGAGAGCTTTGCGATGTAGATTGTGATTTTACTGCCAGATAAACTCTTTACAACGCCAATTAAATCTGGCTGGGAATTTTGAGCACTGTTCGATTGGGCATATGATATATTCCATGGTAAGATCAACACTGCAGCTATAAAAGTAAATGTTAACATAAGGGACATATAAGCTTTTAGGCTTTTCGTTATTCTCATTTTTTTTGCGTTTCCTTCTATGAAGATTTTTCCTCTTTAAATATATTAGCAGTAATTTGTAAATAAATTTTTAAATTTTTATAAACAAATTTTAATGAAATGTGAAAATTGTGAAATGCGGAAAAATAAAAAAGGTGGGCTAAATACCCATCTCGCTTTTAGTCATAACCAGAAAAATTTAGCGAAGATAATAACATTATCTTTTTCATCAGTCTAACCCTCTATTTTTACAAAACCGTTTTCTTCTAAAAACTTAATGGCTTCCTCTATTTTTTTCTCGGTGTATTTATTGCCTTTTAACCTTTTCACTTTTTCTATAATTTCTTTTTTATTAAGCACATCAGTCCCTCGAATTTTTAGTTGATTTATCACGTAATCCACTGTTGAAAAATTAACTCCAATTCTGAGACGTTAAAGCTCAACAAGTTTTTTATTATATCCTTAATCACTTTTGTGTCTATCATCTCTATCTCATGATGGCTCAAATATTTTTCATCATCTGATACTTCTTTATTAATTTCTAATCTGTTTATACCACATTCTAACTGGCTATTTGTACGGACCATAATAGTGAATCTAAAGCTAACATTACTTCTTTGTTTTTCTCGTCTATTATTTAGACACTCTAATTGGTAAATTCATTTAAATTCAGTAAAAGTAATTTAATTTTATTTACTATAACTATTTCTTCTTAGCTATACTATCAAAAATTTTATTTCTATTGAGATTTTAGCCTAATTCAAGTATATTTTTATTATAGCGATTCTTTACAAATACCAGTAGGAGAGGTGATGATTTCAGATGAACAGGTGGTATCTTTTTTTTGTGATGGTTATTCTACTTTGGACAGCTACTGGTTTTTCAGCAGCCAAGCCAGACTATAAGCAGCTTTATGAAAATCTGTTGAAACAGTACAATAGTTTAAAGTCTGAAAACGCAAATCTTAAAAAGCAAATTAATACACTTCAAAATCAGGTAAAATTGTTAAACCAAAAAATTTCAAGCTTGCCTAAGGAATATGAATATGATCTTGTCAAAGATGATGTGACTATTTCAGAAAAACTTCCATTCATCAGCTACAAAGGACGAAGATATGTGCTCTTTGATTCAATTATTACTACTTTTTTATGCATTACAAATAAAGATTATGCATTTGATGTTCAAGAAAAAAAGGTTAAAATTTTGTCCTCTTTTAAGAAAAAAGAAGGAACGTGGCTAACTGATCTTAAACCAACATATTTAGGAATGTTCTCCTCCTTTGGCTTTAACGATGAAAATATAACTGTCAATTATCAAAAGTTCTTCAAAAATATCTGGTGGAAACACTGGACAAACGGTGCCCAGTTTAGCCTTACGTACAAGATTGAGGGAAAATACAAGAAATTCAGCTGCTGGCTTGGCATAGCAGATTGTTCTACCAACAGTTCAAAAGGTGTAGTCAGAATTTTGGGTGACGACAAGCTTTTAGGCGAGTATAAGCTTGAATTGAACAGAAAACCAACGTTAGCAGAAATAAACGTAGAAGGAATCAATACTTTGACATTACAATTTGAAAGAACCTTTGCGGCTGATTTAGGTGATACTTATATTTGTGTTGGCGACCCGCTTTTGGTTCCTTAAATCTAAGAGGTATGATTAAACAAAATAAAAGAGGGTGAGAATCAATCTCACCCTCTTTTATTTCAGCTTTATTATTATTTCCATGTTCCACTCACACTTGTTTGTGCAAGTTCATTATTATTTGTTAATGAATCTTTTACTCTTTTACTTGTGTCATATGCTGGTACATAGTCTACCTTAATTGTGCTGTATCTCTTGTCACCACTGAACTTGAAGACTATATTGTCGGTCTTAACATCAACGCCTGCATCAGGATTTGTTATTGCTCCTCCGATATACACCTTGAATTGGTCAAGAACATATGTTGAATCTACAACAATTGCTTCACTGAATTTAACTGTAACCTCTGTAACATTATATGTTGCATTGTATACAGCTTCAACTGCAGTAATTGTTGGTGCAATCTTATCACTTGCAGTCACTGGTCCTACTGCACTGCCACTATTAATTGATCTTCCAAGCAGGTCTTTTGTAATTGAGTTAGCCTTGATAGTTACAGTCACACCATTTCCATCTTTCTTAGCATCAGCACCAATTGCTGTTGCAAGGTTCAAAACAACAGCTTTGCTACCTGCATCCCATGTCGCATAAAGAACTCCTATTGTATTTGACCCTGCTTTGACCTCAAAATCCCCAGCATAAAGTGTATATTCATTAATATTGCCTGTTAAGAATACTTTTAACTGTGTTGTTGAAACAGCTTGAACACCGTTAGTTGAGTCAATAGTAACAATTGCAGTGGATGAAGATACAAATTTAGTAGCATCTTTCTGAATTGCCAATGTTGCCTTATTACCATTTGTATCTGCAACACCAATTATCTGCAAGTATGTCATATTAGCAAATTCAGAATCTTTAATTACAAGTTTCACAGTTTTACCATTTGCCAACACGCTTGCAGTTGCACCACTGAAATCCTTAAGTACATAACTGCTATCCAGATACTTATAATTTGTAGCTATATTAGCGCTTGCTGCATTCAATGTCTTATTAAATGTTATATAGAGTTCTGTTGTGTCGCCAGAAACATCATTGTATACTATTGGAGCAACTACATCCGGTGCACTTGTATCAGAAAGTGTAGCTGTAACTGTCTGCGGCAAGCTTGCATTCTTAAGTGGTGTGAGGTCTTCAATGCCACTTACTTGAACTGTTACAACACCTGCTGGCAGTTGTGAAGACAATACAACTTTCAATGTATTCTTAATCTGATTACCACTACTGTCTGTATCCCAGGTAATTACACTGATAACTTTTTGGTTACCATCTTTATCTTTCACAATAATCTTGTTGTCAGAAGGATTAGGAACACGTACATCTTCACTAAATGTTACCTTTACTGTAGTAGAATCAGCTATTGTAACTGATTTAACAGTAGGTCTTTCTGTGTCAATTGTTGGAACAACGTATTTTTCAAATTTTGCTGTCTGCCCAGTATAATCCTTAACTTCTATTGTAACCTTAGCACCAGATACTGGTATACAAGTTGCCAACTCATCACCAGAAGATATTGTTACTACGTTACCATCTACTGATGTACCTGCTATAATACCATTTGACAACGATACACTTACAATGCTCTGTATTGCTTTGCTAAATTCAAGCTTAACCTGGCTAAGTGTTGCTGTGACATTCTTCAACTCAATAGGTGACTTGTCTTCTGCAACACTAAAGCTCATTGATGGATTTACTACAAGCAATCCAGCTATATCTGTAACACCTGTAACACTCAATGTGTTATTACCAACATTCAGAGGAATGTAAAGATTCAGAACAATTACATTTGGGTCTATAGAACTGTCTTCATTGAATCCCTTAACCTCTTTTACGAGGTACATTCCGTTCAATGTATAGTTTGCAGGATTTGCATAGTTTTTAACTGGTTCACTGAACTCAACTCTAAGCTTCTGCGGGTTCTCAGCTGTAACCTTTACTATAGCCGGAGCTGTTCCATCTTGTACAGGGCCAATTTCAGTTGTATATGCCTCCTTAAGACCCAAACCTGTTTTGAGTGTAACTTTAACTTTGTCCTGGTTTGCTAAATCGTCTTTCAAAATTAGTGTAACCTTCTTCTTATCTTCGCTCAGTCGCACTGCACCAATTGACTTTGTTGCATCTCCTACTTTAATTTCATAGTTATTTTTATCAACAGCATAAACGTCCTTTACATCTCTATTGAACGTTACAACAACTTGCTTCAAGTTTGGTACTTCAACTTTTGCAACTTGAAGCTGTACTGGTACTGCTACAAAAGTTTTGCCTGTATCATTACCCTTGTAATACAGTTTATAAGTAGCACCTTCTGTTTGCGCTGCTGTCTTGAGCACAAGCTTTCCTGCTCCAAAGTCAGATGCCTGAGAATCAATTAATGTTACCGCAATTGTCTTTGATGCATCAGATGCATCCTTGATCTCAAAGTCAAGAGGAATTACATCGCCATCTTCAAGTGTTGCAGGCTCATTTCCAAGATATGCATCAACATAAACTTCAATTGTGTCATTTGCAACTGCTTTAACATCTTTAACAACTATAGTCTTTTCTGGTGGGAAGAATGCATTTGCGAATGCTACAGCTGCTTGACCTCTGATTACAACATCACCAATTCCAACTTCATCTTCAATACCATTGAAGAACCCAAGTTCAAGAGCTTTTCTTACATAGTTGAGAGGCCATTTTCCTGCTGCTGGGCTTTCACCTTTTGCAGCAACAAGCATCTTGCAGAGCTCTTCAAACTTGACAGGTTTGTCTGGCTTGAATGTTCCATCTGGGTAACCATTTACAATGCCGAGGTCTTTACCTGCCTCAACATATGCAAATGCCCAATGATCCTGTGGAACATCTGTGAATGACTGCTCAGCATAAACATAGTCTTTTACCACATCTTCTTGACCTGTTGCTCTGATAATCATTGCCAAGATTTCTGCTCTTGTAAGTTGCTTGTCGAGCATCAGGTCGCCTTGCTCATTACCTTTCAAGATACCTTTGTCTTGGAGAATCTTTGCTGCCTGGTCATACACAGAACCAGCTGTCTCTTCTGTAGTAGCTTCGTCCTGTGCAAACACAGGCGCAATTATTGAAAGAGCAAATAAGAGAACTGTTACGATAGCGATGAGTCTTTTGAATTTTTTCATAACTACTCACCAAACCTCCTTGTATGATTTTTTAGTGATGAGGTTATACTATTTTTTATAGCCTCATCACTTACAGCTAAAATTTTATCAAGCGGTTTTTTAATAGTCAATAGCTCTGACTAAACTGTAATCAAACTGTAAAATTAGTGAAACAATTTTATTACACTTTGAAAACCTGCATAGCCTCTTTTAAATCCTGTGCAAGCTTATTGAGGCTTTCTGCCATAGCACGAAGCTCTTCAATTGCAGCAAGCTGCTCCTGAGTTGATGCAGAAACCTCTTCTGAGGATGCAGCAGTCTCCTGTGATATTGCCGAGATATTTTCGATGCTTCTCACAATAGTATCTTTTTCTTTATCTATTGACATAATAGATTGATTAATATTTTCTATACCATCAATTAAATCATCCATAGCAGATTTTATGCTTGAAAATGCTTCTGAAACATTTTTAACAGCTTCATTTTGCTTTTCAATAACATCTTCTACTTTATCAGCAACGTCCTGAGCAGCTTTTGTTTGACTTACAATCCTTTTTATCATATCCTCAACTTCTCTTGTTGACTCTTTTGACTGGTCGGCAAGCTTTCTAATCTCACTTGCAACAACTGCAAAACCTCTTCCTGCCTCACCTGCTTTTGCAGCTTCAATTGAAGCGTTCAGAGCCAAAAGTTTTGTTTGTTCTGAGATGCTGCTTAAAACTTGAATAATTTTGCCAATTGATCTTGAATATTCTGCAAGCTGGTTAATAGTTGAGATCATTGTGTTTGTAATGTTTTCTGTATCAAGCGAAACATTGCTAAGTACCTCAACAGCATTTTCACCTTTTTCAGAAAGATTAGATACCTCTTGTGTCAGTCTTTCCATTTTACTGGATGATTCAACAATAGTTTCTATTTTCTCACCAAAGCGTGAAACTACCTCAACAACACCTGTTGCTTCTTTTGCCTGATTTGATGCACCTTCTGCAATTTCCGAAATTGCTTTTGCAACTTCATTTGAGGCTGCAGCTGTTTCACCAGCTACTGTTGATAATGTAGAAATTGCAGATGTTACCTCACCGCTTAGGGTTACACCTTTTTCTATAAGCTGTTTAATATTTTTTGTCATATTATTGAAACTGTGTGCCATAAGACCTATCTCGTCATAACGCTGAATATCTAATTTTACTGTCAAATCGCCTTTTTCTGCAACTTCAAATGCCTTTGTTATCTTTTCTATGTCTCTAACAATTCTCAACGCAAAATATATTCCAAGAACAAGTGCAAGCAAAGTAAATGTTATTGTAAGAACAATTGAAATGACTTCTAATTTCCTTGCACTTGTCATGAGCTGTGAAATAGGAATCATACCTATAACAGCCCACGGTGTATCTGGAATCAATGAATAGGTTATAAGAAATGGTTGATTTGAATATACTGTATCAAAAGCTCCTGATTGCTTATCAGCCTTCATATTTTCTAAAACCTTTTTTATAAAATTGGTATCTTTGTTTGGTATATTTTTGAATTTGTTCTCCCATTCAATTGGTAGTACAACCTGCCCCTGAGAAGAAACTGCAAGCATAAATCCACCCTGTTGAGAAATCTGAGATTCCTGAAGCTGGTCTCTAAGCCAGCTCTTGCTTACATCAAAGAGCATCACACCAAGAGTTTCATTTGTTGCAATGTCTTTAAACGGAAGTCCTATACAAAAAGCATACTCAGGAATATTTGCATTGTTTTTTTGGGCAACCTCATCAAACTCCTTATCATGCGCTTCAATTATTGTAGGTCCTCCAGCATCAAGTATTTTTTTGTACCATCCTGTATTTTTTATTTTTTCATAATCAAGTTCAAACACTATTGATGGATTAAACAATGATTTTTCTTTGTTTACCAATATGTAAATCCCTGCAATCATGTTATTAGAAATTAATACATTTTGGATAGCTTTGTTTGCATTCGTCTGCAGTGTTATTTTTTCGTAGTCTTCTAATGCTACCTGTTTACTTTCAGAGTAGTACCTTTGAATAAGCTCATTAGACATAAGTTGAGTTGCATTGTTCTGAGCAGTTTTAATTGCAAGCTGAAAGTATTTTGCAGTTGAGTCTGTTGCAGCAAGATATGATTTCTTACTTTCATTGATAACCGATTTTACGGACATTGATATTGACAAAATATCAATTATTACAATTGGAACAATTACTATACACGCAATCAACAATGCAAAGCGTTTTGCAAGTTTTCCACTCTTTAAAAATGAGATAATCAGGCTTTGTAGATTAACGTTATTTCTTGATTTGGCAATACCTTTCTTTTTCACAAGTACTCCCACCCTTATAAATTTTGTATGTTAATTTTGATTATATCTTATTTTACCTGCCAATACAATAAATAAGTCATTCTTTATTAATAATTCGACAAAATATTTTCTCATAATTATTTAACTTTGAATAAACAAAATAACTCAAATAATTTAAATTAAATATACTAATTGGATGGTAATTTAAAACAAAATCCTGCAAAAGACATCCTCTTTTGCAGGGCCATCAAAATTTATTTAAACAGCGTCAAAAGAACCCCTGCTGCAACCGCCGAGCCAATTACCCCGGCAACGTTTGGTCCCATTGCGTGCATCAAAAGAAAGTTTGACGGATTCTCCTTTTGTCCTACAACCTGCGAAACACGTGCTGCCATTGGAACAGCTGAAACTCCTGCAGAACCAATCAAAGGATTTATCTTGCCGCCAGAGAGCTTGTACATAATTTTGCCAAACACAACTCCGCCCTGTGTATGGCTGCCTGCTTTGATTGTCTCATCAACTGCAACTTCAATGTTTCGAAGAGCGTTTAAAGCATCAAATATCCTTACTATATCCATTCCATTTTCGATAGATTTTCGGACAAACATCCTCACAACATCGTCTGGATAGTGTCTGTAACCTAAAAGGTTTTGCCCGCGAAGAAGCATCTGGAGCTTTGTGTTTTTCACTTTTGATCTTATCTTTCGCAAGCGTTCCCAAGGATCTTCATTTAAGTACCTAAGACATGAGTCAAATGTTGCACCGCCCCAGCACTCAATAGAATAATACCCCGCCTTATCTATTTTCTCTAAAATTCCATCAAAATCTTCATAAGGCATTCGCGTGGCAATTAAAGATTGCTGGGCATCCCGCAAAACTGTCTCTGTGATATAAATCCTTTTCATTTTTGTTCAACCCCTTTTACCACCTGAATTGAATTTTGCTGCCAACTTTATTGTTGGTCAATTTTTTAACAAAAGGCGCATGGTATTAATTGTAGCACCTTTGCTTAAATTTTTCTACATTAAACTCTACAAACCTGTTTGTGAACATTTCACTATTTACAGCTTTATATCTGCGCCTATCACTCCCAAAAGCTTACCAATACAGTCATATACAGGCATAGAAACTGTAATGCAGTAGTTTCTTGTTATAGCTGAGATGTAAGCTGAAGATACATATGTGTGACCTGCCACTGCTTTTGTGAACCATTCCCTGACTTTTGCGTTTTCTATGCCCTCCGGCGGATTTGAGTAAATGAACGTTCCATCAGGGTTGTTTGTCCACAGAGCCTCAAGTATATTAGAAAACTTTTGAAGACTCTGGTCTATAACCTCTTTGTGATTGAGCTCTTTCTGCCAGCTTAAAACAAGCTGCGGAATAACTTCATTTTCAATTATTTCAATAGCTTCTGTAATGCGTTGCTGGTTTACTTCTATCTCTACTCTCTTTGTAATTTTTACTGAGATGTCATTTCTGACAGACTCAAACTCCCTGCACATGTCAACAAGCCTGTTCATAAGCCGCATAAGCCTTTCTGCAGTTTTTTTACTTACCTCTACAGAACTCAAAATTCTGCTGGTGCTCAAATCGACAGCGATGTAGCTATTTTCCAGTCTTGTTACATAGTGCTTAAGATCATTCACAATAGAGTACTGGACAGAAAGTTTCTCTGAGGCTTGTGAAATCTTCTTGTTTGTGTAGTCAACAAGCTGAGATACTTGATTTAATCTCTGGAAAGTAGTCTTGCCATATTCTACCTGCATTGATATAATATCCTTACTTTTCTCGCTTAGGCTTGAAATTCCATCAACTATGCCAGAAATCTCTATGATAAAGTCTCCAATCTCGTCTGCAGTCGTTTTTGTATCATTTGAAAGTCTTCGGATTTGGTCAGCAATTACATGAAAGCCTGTTTTGAAATTCTCGCCAAGCACACTTTCAAGCTTTGCAGATTCAATAGAAGCGTTCAGTGCAAGGATGTTTATCTGCTCTGAAATTTTTACAATTGTGCCAAGAAAATCTTCTACCTTTTTGAAAACAGCCTTGAGTTTGGTTATTTTGTCTGCTATTTTCTGGGTATACGCTGTATTTTCCAAAACCATATTTTCCAAATCGCTTGACACCTCTGCAAGCAGCTTTTGAATGTCTTCTTGAATATTCTGGTTTTTTTCTCTGAAATGAGCCATGAATTCTTCAAGGTCAGAAACATTTGTGTATGCACTTTCAATGTGTTGAAGGACAAGTTTCAAGCCTACCAAAAGCCCTGAGATGGAATTTTGAATGTCCCTGCTGTTTGAAAGCACAAGATTAGATTGCTGCTGG
The sequence above is drawn from the Caldicellulosiruptor bescii DSM 6725 genome and encodes:
- a CDS encoding ABC transporter ATP-binding protein: MIELYDIYKIYKMGENEVYALNGINLKINVHEFVAIVGPSGSGKSTLMNIIGCLDTPTSGTYILDSHEVSRLNDNQLAEIRNSKIGFVFQNFNLIPQLTALENVELPLIYKGVPASVRHKLAKEALARVGLEHRMHHRPRELSGGQQQRVAIARALVTSPPIILADEPTGNLDSKSGAEIMQIFKELHAQGNTIVLITHDNNIAMQARRIVRIQDGQIIEDKEVS
- a CDS encoding efflux RND transporter periplasmic adaptor subunit, which codes for MAEKVKPLKTSKFKFSLKSKVLKRVIISIVIVAILAGAGFGIYRFVQGRKNRNQTVQQRTARVTRGDITVSVTGSGPIESAQSVDLTSTVSSTITNVFFKDGDSVKKGDVIFELESQDAKNKIDSIKSQIDDVNSSIADVQESIKNLVITAPISGYVKNLNAQEGDRISKGLSVLTIIDTSKLKVTLPFSAALFDKVKIGAPAVVYIPDISQSIQGTVSYLGNTTYTNDYGGKVFDVEITISNPGALKEGMKASAEIKVGAEVYLSTQDATLEYVDKENVKAKVDGEVSEIFARNNQFVEKGAVLLKLSNDDLSKQLKNYQTQLKNLQDQLKDAEDNLENYYIKAPFDGVVTNINFKKGDNIKAGEVLATVFDNKNLVFRVDIDELDIAKIKVGQKVNITVDALPETQTNPLTGKVAKIPLEGTTQNGVTTYSVTISIDNPKNLKIGMNANAEIIVDQKQDVLMVPLEAVQKFGNRYFVFVKSSSQNSTQEGQTGGFFPQGGFGNNQQSSAQGSQNWRQRWQQEGSSTENTQQSTSSQSRGSWSQNSQGTGSSSQLRTRRMASLLGSSYYKGAVLRPVEVGINNDSYIEIVSGLSEGDIVVLPPLSTGSTSTQTQTQQGFNIMGGFGGPGGGMPGEFRQFRQNQSGTGRTNQSSGSQGSNTNR
- a CDS encoding POTRA domain-containing protein: MDYVINQLKIRGTDVLNKKEIIEKVKRLKGNKYTEKKIEEAIKFLEENGFVKIEG
- a CDS encoding NPCBM/NEW2 domain-containing protein encodes the protein MNRWYLFFVMVILLWTATGFSAAKPDYKQLYENLLKQYNSLKSENANLKKQINTLQNQVKLLNQKISSLPKEYEYDLVKDDVTISEKLPFISYKGRRYVLFDSIITTFLCITNKDYAFDVQEKKVKILSSFKKKEGTWLTDLKPTYLGMFSSFGFNDENITVNYQKFFKNIWWKHWTNGAQFSLTYKIEGKYKKFSCWLGIADCSTNSSKGVVRILGDDKLLGEYKLELNRKPTLAEINVEGINTLTLQFERTFAADLGDTYICVGDPLLVP
- a CDS encoding S-layer homology domain-containing protein codes for the protein MKKFKRLIAIVTVLLFALSIIAPVFAQDEATTEETAGSVYDQAAKILQDKGILKGNEQGDLMLDKQLTRAEILAMIIRATGQEDVVKDYVYAEQSFTDVPQDHWAFAYVEAGKDLGIVNGYPDGTFKPDKPVKFEELCKMLVAAKGESPAAGKWPLNYVRKALELGFFNGIEDEVGIGDVVIRGQAAVAFANAFFPPEKTIVVKDVKAVANDTIEVYVDAYLGNEPATLEDGDVIPLDFEIKDASDASKTIAVTLIDSQASDFGAGKLVLKTAAQTEGATYKLYYKGNDTGKTFVAVPVQLQVAKVEVPNLKQVVVTFNRDVKDVYAVDKNNYEIKVGDATKSIGAVRLSEDKKKVTLILKDDLANQDKVKVTLKTGLGLKEAYTTEIGPVQDGTAPAIVKVTAENPQKLRVEFSEPVKNYANPANYTLNGMYLVKEVKGFNEDSSIDPNVIVLNLYIPLNVGNNTLSVTGVTDIAGLLVVNPSMSFSVAEDKSPIELKNVTATLSQVKLEFSKAIQSIVSVSLSNGIIAGTSVDGNVVTISSGDELATCIPVSGAKVTIEVKDYTGQTAKFEKYVVPTIDTERPTVKSVTIADSTTVKVTFSEDVRVPNPSDNKIIVKDKDGNQKVISVITWDTDSSGNQIKNTLKVVLSSQLPAGVVTVQVSGIEDLTPLKNASLPQTVTATLSDTSAPDVVAPIVYNDVSGDTTELYITFNKTLNAASANIATNYKYLDSSYVLKDFSGATASVLANGKTVKLVIKDSEFANMTYLQIIGVADTNGNKATLAIQKDATKFVSSSTAIVTIDSTNGVQAVSTTQLKVFLTGNINEYTLYAGDFEVKAGSNTIGVLYATWDAGSKAVVLNLATAIGADAKKDGNGVTVTIKANSITKDLLGRSINSGSAVGPVTASDKIAPTITAVEAVYNATYNVTEVTVKFSEAIVVDSTYVLDQFKVYIGGAITNPDAGVDVKTDNIVFKFSGDKRYSTIKVDYVPAYDTSKRVKDSLTNNNELAQTSVSGTWK